The following coding sequences lie in one Peribacillus frigoritolerans genomic window:
- a CDS encoding WxPxxD family membrane protein — MKSNQKKVYVSLLLVLLFGCLWMTYNIHYLKIKQLDPAYPLIIDVSASVEGYLSVKNLLITYIVPLLLFYRFFIEDEHPHIIVRLKSRIDMYRRRTIQVFISSFIFAFIILLINFAAVFLFDRFHFISSNYWNLSLLNLALLTCIYFSIGLLYYFIFDYSNSIIAMAATFCICFLLYVMKSQLNNDWGPASSANVIDPLLSSGITGYYSLIMIGKELFLSLVMVLLGLFAIEKKDFMFGVSDD; from the coding sequence ATGAAGTCTAATCAAAAAAAAGTGTATGTATCACTGCTGCTTGTTCTGTTATTTGGATGTTTATGGATGACCTATAATATTCATTATTTAAAAATAAAGCAGCTTGACCCAGCGTATCCATTGATCATTGATGTAAGTGCGAGTGTAGAAGGCTATCTCTCGGTTAAAAATTTATTGATCACATATATTGTTCCTTTGTTACTATTTTATCGTTTTTTTATTGAAGATGAACATCCACACATTATCGTTCGCTTAAAATCAAGAATCGACATGTATCGGAGACGGACCATCCAAGTTTTTATAAGTTCGTTTATCTTTGCGTTCATCATTTTATTGATTAATTTCGCAGCTGTTTTCTTATTCGATAGATTTCACTTTATATCATCAAATTATTGGAACTTATCTCTTCTTAATCTAGCGCTATTAACGTGCATTTATTTCTCGATTGGCCTGCTTTATTATTTCATTTTTGATTATTCCAATTCAATCATAGCGATGGCAGCGACCTTTTGTATCTGTTTTCTCTTATATGTGATGAAGAGTCAGCTGAATAATGATTGGGGCCCTGCCAGTTCCGCAAATGTTATCGATCCTTTATTAAGCAGCGGAATTACAGGATATTATTCGCTAATCATGATTGGAAAAGAATTATTTCTATCTCTCGTGATGGTTTTACTTGGGCTATTCGCGATCGAGAAAAAAGATTTCATGTTTGGTGTTTCTGATGACTAA
- a CDS encoding ABC transporter ATP-binding protein, with product MTKIRISSLHKKMKKKTLLHDINYEFNSGKIYGLYGRNGSGKTMLLRAIAGLIMPSSGEIAIDEKILHKDISFPANISVIIENTSLLHQYDAYTNLKILAKIRNIATDEDIKLNIKRVGLDPDSKMKVGKFSLGMKQRLSVAQAIFEKPDILLLDEPTNAIDEEGVTLVYRILKEEKERGALILLTSHHKQDLEALADEYVKMDNGGIVLDSK from the coding sequence ATGACAAAAATACGAATTAGCTCTTTACATAAAAAGATGAAGAAGAAGACACTTTTGCATGATATCAATTATGAGTTTAACAGCGGGAAAATTTATGGTTTGTATGGAAGGAATGGCTCCGGTAAAACGATGCTGCTTAGAGCGATTGCAGGATTAATCATGCCAAGCTCAGGAGAAATTGCCATAGACGAAAAAATTCTTCATAAAGATATTTCCTTTCCTGCTAATATTAGTGTCATTATTGAAAACACTTCGCTGCTGCACCAATATGACGCTTATACAAATCTGAAAATATTAGCAAAAATCAGGAACATCGCCACTGATGAGGATATTAAACTGAATATAAAAAGAGTCGGCCTGGATCCTGATTCAAAAATGAAGGTTGGAAAATTTTCGTTAGGAATGAAGCAGCGTCTAAGCGTCGCCCAAGCGATATTTGAAAAACCGGACATCTTATTATTGGATGAACCGACAAATGCCATCGATGAAGAAGGTGTTACGCTAGTTTATCGAATCTTGAAGGAAGAAAAAGAGCGCGGCGCCCTCATTCTGTTGACAAGCCATCATAAACAGGACCTGGAGGCATTAGCCGATGAGTATGTAAAGATGGATAATGGAGGAATCGTCCTTGACTCTAAATAA
- a CDS encoding DUF2705 family protein: MTKRIFITMLIVILLQIFLFDYFDGSKADLTGYMIVSGVPISNKFVVLGTWYMFFSGLSFLSLGYLRQYISGYGVYLMIREKSRVKLGFRRIVNLMILISGLSIIQLLFSIVFAFINNVDQAFFYDNFQSLICIAGLYMMSNFVLIFIQMALELHFTEEVSLLLINVYVLFSVTLGGVLLSTQKLTWILYFLLPNFGMYVRSDVLETGGISTVNAYIVLTVMTIILTVLTYRRLKKIDLI, translated from the coding sequence ATGACTAAACGAATCTTCATAACGATGTTGATCGTCATTTTGTTGCAAATTTTCCTATTTGATTATTTCGATGGCTCTAAAGCCGATCTTACGGGATATATGATCGTTAGCGGAGTTCCCATCAGTAATAAATTTGTTGTATTGGGAACATGGTATATGTTCTTTTCTGGATTGAGTTTTTTGTCGTTAGGGTATTTGCGGCAATATATATCCGGTTATGGGGTCTACCTGATGATCAGGGAAAAAAGCAGGGTGAAACTTGGGTTTAGAAGAATCGTGAACTTAATGATCCTTATATCTGGATTATCTATAATTCAACTTCTTTTCTCGATCGTATTCGCTTTTATAAATAATGTCGATCAGGCCTTTTTTTATGATAATTTCCAATCATTGATTTGTATAGCAGGTCTTTATATGATGTCCAATTTTGTCCTGATTTTCATTCAAATGGCACTCGAACTTCATTTTACGGAGGAAGTATCTTTATTGCTGATAAATGTTTATGTGCTTTTTTCGGTTACATTAGGCGGAGTTCTATTATCTACACAAAAGCTGACGTGGATTTTATATTTTTTGCTTCCCAATTTCGGCATGTATGTAAGAAGTGATGTACTTGAAACTGGCGGAATATCAACAGTAAATGCTTATATCGTTTTAACCGTAATGACGATCATTTTAACTGTTTTAACCTATAGACGATTAAAGAAAATCGATTTAATTTAA